Proteins encoded together in one Candidatus Paceibacterota bacterium window:
- a CDS encoding PrgI family protein, producing MRFQVPQFIEVEDKIFGPLTLKQFLYLLGGAGLSFLIYTFIKNIVIDAILIVPILGFVLALAFYKINNKPFINVVEAAFTYYVGNKLYIWKKIDKPIVAKKAVAPATSGNLDFYVPKLSDSKLKDLTWSLDIKQSQNPAQSQGGKSNI from the coding sequence ATGCGCTTTCAAGTCCCTCAATTCATAGAGGTCGAAGACAAGATATTCGGCCCCCTGACGCTCAAACAATTCCTCTATCTCCTCGGAGGGGCCGGTCTTTCATTCCTTATATATACGTTTATCAAGAATATCGTCATAGACGCCATCTTGATCGTGCCGATCCTCGGTTTCGTCCTTGCTCTGGCGTTCTACAAGATCAATAACAAACCGTTCATCAACGTCGTCGAGGCAGCATTCACGTATTACGTCGGCAACAAGCTCTATATCTGGAAAAAAATAGACAAGCCTATCGTCGCCAAGAAGGCCGTGGCGCCCGCAACGTCGGGAAATCTCGATTTCTATGTGCCGAAGCTTTCGGATTCCAAGCTGAAAGACCTGACCTGGTCGCTCGACATCAAGCAGAGCCAGAATCCGGCCCAAAGCCAGGGAGGGAAGAGCAATATCTAG